The following is a genomic window from Armatimonadota bacterium.
CTCGGCTATCACACCATGAATCGCGGCAGGACGGAGATAGTCCTATTCGACTTCGACGAGCCGCGTGATGTCGAGGAATGGGAGCCGATCAACGACACCGTCATGGGCGGGGTGTCCCGAAGCACGCTCGAGGCCGGCGGCGCGAGCACGGCCGTGTTTGCGGGAACCGTTTCCCTGGAGAACTACGGCGGGTTCGCGTCCGTTCGTTCCGCCGTGCGCGATTATGACCTCCGTCGTTGCAGCGGCATTCGGGTCCGCGTGAAGGGCGACGGGAAGACCTACAAGCTCTCGTTACGAGCCGATGCAGCATTTGACGGCGTCGCCCATCAGGCCGGCTTCGCCACCCAAGCGGAGACCTGGATAGACGTGGATC
Proteins encoded in this region:
- a CDS encoding CIA30 family protein, with the translated sequence MNRGRTEIVLFDFDEPRDVEEWEPINDTVMGGVSRSTLEAGGASTAVFAGTVSLENYGGFASVRSAVRDYDLRRCSGIRVRVKGDGKTYKLSLRADAAFDGVAHQAGFATQAETWIDVDLPFHDFVPSFHGRVLQDTPGVDPRRIRSFSLLIADKQEGPFRLEIDWIKAYCGGARKAAAKRSNHSAT